In the Erinaceus europaeus chromosome 18, mEriEur2.1, whole genome shotgun sequence genome, ccagggactcaaaccaggatccttacgccggtcctggcactttgcgccatgtgtgcttaacccactgggccactaCTCAGGCTTCCTTTAGCCCCAGGTCCTACTTAAAATACAAAACAATCTCTTAATTCTTTCAGTCGTAGAGCTGGGAGAAAAACTGATCATCCTCATTTTATCAAGAGGTAACTTTGTGGGCCTAGCAATGCTGTACCCAGTTGAACtcccatgttaccatgctcaaggtacCGCATTCCAACCtatggaccccacctgcagggtggaagcttcaccagcagtgaagcggtgctgtgggtgtctctctcctcctttctccctctctactttcctttaccctctctatttctctttgcccaataacaataataaaaaaaaattagggagtcaggcggtagcgcagcaggttaagcgcacgtggtgagaagcacaaggaccggcgtaaggatcccggttcgagccctccggctccccacctgcaggggagtcgcctcacaggcggtgaagctatctttctctccccctctctgtcttcccccccccctcttcatttctctctgtcctacctaacaacgacaacaataaaaaaaaaaaaaaaacaagggcaacaaaagggaataaaaaaataaataaataaatatttaaaaaaaaaattaaagagagctACTCTGGGaccagggagataacatagtggttatgcaaaagacttgcatgcctgtgactctgaagtcataggttcaatccccagcaccaccataagccagagagaaggaacagtgttctggtaaaaagaaagaataggggggaagaaaagagaagggaaaggaaggggagaataggaaggaaggaaaaagaaaagtggaggaAGGCGACTTTGTACTCAACGTCACACAAAGTTCTTGGACATATTATCTATTCATTTGATAACTGCCTTGTCCCAGTACTTCTAGGTTAAATTCTCTTCCATCCTAAATATTATACATACTTCTGGAACCTCTTTtctagatttttatttctttattttttttttaataaacgtACTCATTTTACTGGGGATTCTAACTCCTGTCAAGCGGTGAATGAATGAAACCCTTTTCAacttcccagagagggagaatgaacaGAAAGGGGACCCCATTCAGTAAAGAGAAGTACTAAGTGGTAAAAAGACCAAATCTTAGGAGAAgctttcaaataaaaagaaaaatgtctcatTATCCTCCAGTCAGATCAGAGCAAAGGCGAAACAACCTTGTTCAGTTCTCTCTTACCAAGACTAGTCAGTCAGtctaccatttctttctttctttcatttccttttcctattcctattccttttcctattccttttctttttcctattcctattccttttccttttccttttccttttcctattccttttccttttcctattccttttccttttcctattcCTTTTCCTCGCCTTTATGACTCTTGGCCCTCCAGTTCCTCCCCACGTGGATGTCACTGTCCTTCCCAACCTGTTACCAATAAAGTTCTTACAAAGTGACCTTGAGCGTCTTCCCGGCTGCACCCAATTCCCCGCCTTCTCCATCCGGGTGTCGCGGCGCCCATAAGAGCCTCACTGCGCCTGCGCGCCCAGCTCCACTCTTTCGACCTCTGCCGCCGCTGCCGCCACCTCCGGGCAAGGTAAGCGCAGGGCTGggagccgggccgggccggggcggAGCAGCGCCCAGGAGGGACCCATTCATTCTACTGTCGCCGCGCTGGGCGCCGGGCCCGGCCTGACGGCGTCCACGGGGACCCGGAGGACCTGGTTGGGAAGCACAGGCCCCCGGAGAGCCCTTGACCTTAAGCCTCTTTTGCCTCCGCAGAGAGGAAGCGGGAGAGGATCCCACGTCGCCTGCCACCCACGACCTCCAGCCCGAAGACTAAGATGTTCGCGTGCGCCAAGCTCGCCTGCACCCCGGCGGCTCTGGTGCGTGGCCCCGGCAGGGCCCGGGGGACCGCGGGCCTGACCGCTTGGCCTGCAGCGTCCCTGTAATTGAATGGGGGCGCCCAGCGGCCATGGACAGGTCACGCCTCACCCCTGGGATCTGTGTCCTAATGCTCCTGTTTTTTTCCTGCCCCCAATCCTGGAGCATTTATCTCATCTTCCCTGCGCTGGGCGGTGGGCAGCTGCTGTCAGGCCTCACTCGCTGCAGGGCACCCCGGCCCCTGGGCCCCCCTCGTCCTCGGCTCCTCGGTCACTCGGATGGATCGCGGCCCAGGAGAAGCCTGGGGCGCCGAGTGGGGGGCCTGGGGGTCCCCGAGGCCTAGTTGTGCGCGCGGCAGCCTGTGTGTAGGTCAAACTGGCTGCTGCCGAGGGAGGGACTTTGCCTCTCCCCGTGTGGGCGGAGGAAGGTGGCGGAGGGGCCTGAAGTCTTTTTCATCCTCCCGGACAAGAAGCTTTTATAAAACCATTTGGGAGGTTTTAAGTCAAGTGAAAAGCTAGGAGAATCCGAGCTCTAGTTTCTGAGCACATTTTCCGTGACCTTAGTTGAGTGGACACTCAAGGGCAGACAAGCTGGGCTGCAATCTGTCCTTTGGGTCGCAGTGTTTCACCGATGGTTCTGGCCGGAATGTAAAACTGCTTCTCATCTGCTTTTTTGATTTTTGTGGTTGGTGGACATATAGGAATGTCTTGGAAATGGTGGCAGCTCATATAACCAACTGGCTGTGTTCAGAATTTTTGTTGAGTATTCAAACAGTTGATGCAGCAAGCTTTACTTTTTAACTTTTAGAACTGAATAATGTCTTAAATGATTAAATGGCCAGACAGCCAAAATGAAgagtgaatattttttaaaatcgtGAATTTTGATTCATTTTTGCTGCTTTTTTAGAATTTATGGGTGCAAGAAAGCTTTTGAAGCATTATCTGTATTTTTCACAACTgcattttaattatcattattttacatTACTAGATCCGGGCTGGATCCAGAGTTGCCTACAGACCACTTTCTGCATCAGCGTTATACCGACCAGAGACTAGGACTGGAGAGGTAATGGCAGTAATCATAGAAATTAAGTCGCACCACTAAGTCTAtttaagtgaaagaaaaaaattgctatTTAACACTATAGCTACAATTATTGAAAAATCCTACACAAATCAAAGGCATATTCACATACAATGTTTAGTTTTCAATGCTTTATAAGATAGGGGTACTGTTACCCACCTTCTGCAATCAGAATTATTTAAGGCCTTGACATTTATTTTATGCCTTGCCTCATTCATACTCAAATACTTATTGTTTTGACAGCACGGTAATTTGCTATCTGTGATTACCAAGTTGACCTTTGCCTTTATTTCTTGTTCTCTAGGGTTCTTCAGTATTTAATGGGGCCCAGAATGGTGTGTCTCAGCTAATCCGAAGGGAGTTTCAGACCAGTGCAATCAGCAGAGACATTGATACTGCTGCCAAATTTATTGGTGCAGGTGCTGCGACAGTAGGAGTGGCTGGTTCTGGTGCTGGTATTGGAACAGTCTTTGGCAGCCTTATCATTGGCTATGCCAGGTAATGCCTGTGCCAAATTAGTTTAAGAGCATGTCTGAAATAGCTGGAGACTGCCTGGGGAGATGCCTTAGCAGCTAGCTGGAGACTTAACATGCATGAAGCACAGGGTTGTTCTACAGCACTCCACATGCCACAACAGAGCTCTCGCCTCTCTTAAGAGAAAACATCCTGAAAAACAAAAGTTGGGAACTTGAGCAAGTAAAATGATAATTACTTTGTAGTAAGTGTCTCTTCTTACATTGTGTTTTGAGATCTTTGCAGATATTTCATCACTGGATCCTCACAACACTTAGAAATATACTCtggtgtggggaggggagagacagcatctggttatgcaaaagacttgcaggCCAGACTCTATAAAGTCCCAGGGTCAGCCACCCCcatcactgtaaaccagagctgagcagtgctgtggttaaataaataaataaaataggaaaggaaaagaaatacacGGTGGCTAACTTATGGACTTAGGGGAACAAGTTTCACAGTTTATCGAGGTCATAGCTAGTGtgttagaaaataaattttaactcAATTTGACTTCAGTGTCTACACTCTTCAATTAATTGAGTTATACTGAGAAAATAATCTCTCTGTTCTTTTAAGAGGTCAATTTCTATTTTAAGATTTTGTTATGAGAGGTcatcagtgccagggattgaaggtGACACCTGTGGCAGGTCCTGCACTTTTGTCCTAACATAATCTCCCCAGCCGAAACTGTAGAGGCCTTCCTCGTAAGGGGCAGCCATCCATCACAGAGCAATATCCTTTTCCCCATTTGACTAGGGCTCCGGAGGGTGGGTTTTCAAAAGCAAAAGATCTGTACAGATACCCTCCTGGTACAAGCACGTGGAGTGAGTGACCTGTTTCTTTGACATTCACCAGGCTGTCGAGATTCAAACAGTATTTCCTAGTAACATTTATCTGTGTTGTCTCTTCTAGAAACCCATCGCTGAAGCAGCAACTGTTCTCATACGCTATCCTGGGATTTGCCTTGTCTGAAGCTATGGGTCTTTTTTGTTTGATGGTTGCTTTCTTGATTTTGTTTGCCATGTAACAAATTACTGCTTGATCTGTTGGCATTCATATTAATTACGGATATAATTCTGTGTATCTTAACTGTGACTACGAAAAGCGTAGTATGGGTGTCATGGAAATGTATGTTATTTCCAAAGTCATTTCATTAAAGACAAAAACTTTAATTTTTGCTGTGATTTGTACTTACCTAATACTAggtcatcataaaaaaaaaaatgtgcattcAGGTGAACGCGATTGCCCTACTGATGGAAAAGTTCCTAGTGTGATTTTTTAATGGGAATTCTCTAGTGTTCTGCACAGTATAATTTACGGggattttgtttattcatgaagaagagacATCTAGGTGCTTCTATGATTAATTAAACCAACATCATTAATTACTCaagttgttttgtgtttttaagGGCTAATGCGAATTGTAATTCTTAGGAGTCATCTTCCAGGACTTGGCTAGTCTTAGACAATTTGTTGTAAAAATAAATCATCCAGCTTTTTAAGAATTGAGAActtgggggccaagcagtagcataCCcttttgagcacaaatgttacctaGCTGAAGAACCTGGGTTGGAGCttccactgtcctatcaaataagaggaaaattaaaaacaaaaaaaattttgagaCCTTGTTAAAtaggagtggtagatttttttttttttcaaaactcaaACTAGTACCTAGTTTATTAGTTGGATAAGACCGACTAAAAAGCAAGTTATTAAGTTATTAGCCAGAAAGCTAGCGTGATTGCTTTGACATGCAATGCAATCCTGGTCAGCCTGACTATCACAACACTAAGGATTGTTTCAATGCTATGGTATCTTCCTCCATCTGAAGAAAGTCAGCGAATATTTCTGAGGAGAAAAGTTGCTAAAGCAGTGCTTATCACTGATAAACACAGATGTTTGCACTGAATCTTGAGGAAAATAGTTGGCTTAACAGTATTTTGTTTCTAATATTAGATGTTTGTTAATCAGATGATTTAAAAGGAGAGAATACTACTATATAGAAAAACCATTTGAAATATCCAGAACAGGCGattctatagagacagaaaagaaatggGAAACTGGAGTATCACTTACAggtactgggatccttaaggaTGGGGAAAATATCCTAGAGCTAGTTACTGGTGGAGTTATAAGTACTGAATGTCACTGaactgcatttttaaaatattttttattataggatctagagggaaggaggatacaaagaaaaagacctgcagcactgcttcaccacacttgaagcttcccccccagggGGAGAAGTACTACTGTACTAAGATCTGTTCTTAGGCGCTATAGGTATGCCCTCAGATGAGAAAAAATCCCTTGGGATTTGCAGCATGGTTTCCCCACCTccataatagagagagagagaaattgagtggcagCAGCACTTTGACACTCCTTAGGTAATATACTAAATAAGAATGTTCTTTCAGATAAGGGGAAAGCCTGTAACCTGGGGTTATTTTTGCATAGAGGGGGGACGACAGAATCGAGATCTTGACGTGCATCCCTCTATACAGTGTTCTTACTTCTGTTAAGTTTCTGAGATTGAAAGTATGTCATTGGAACAGATCTACACCTAACAGGAAGAGCTTACAACCTAATAATGATGCTTTTCACtaagttaaattaaaaacatGATAATATAGGTGCTAATGTTcacttgttttttaccagagcactgcttagctctggcttattgtaatGCTGGGGAATTAGACATAAAATGTTCAAGTCTCAGTCACTGAAgtttggggtcttttttttttttttttttgtctccagggttatcgctggggctcagtgccttcactatgaatccactgctcttggaggccattttttccattttgttgctgttaggacagaaattgaaagaggggaagacgggggggggggggggaagacacctatagacctgtttcaacgcctgtgaagtgacacacacacaccaccccccgccccccgcaggtggagagtcagcagctagaaccaggatcctcatgctggctggtcctcgcacttctcaccatgtgcacgacctgctgcgctaccacccagccccccccccaacctttaTGCTACCTCCCGACCCTGAATTACCCATATTGACAAGGTGTTTTGTCTGTTCTAAAGCTGCAGTAGagggcaccagaggtcccagcttcaattcctgacaccaccttaaaccagagctgagctgatccTCTCATTGCTTCTGCCTTAatctaaaaaggggggggggggtagaggggagacagtggtggcacacctggcggaGTGAATACATTATACAAGAACTTAGGTTTAAtacccgggggggggggtcgtaagtagtgaagcagtgctgcaggtgtttacctGTCCCCTCGcaactgtccctatccaaaataaaatgtttaaaaaataaaccctcccggggccaggtggtggcacaccttgttgagtgcacatgttacagtgtgtaaggacccaggcttgattgagcccctggtccccacctgggggaagtttcacaagtggtgaagcagtgctacaggtgtctctatgtctctctccctctctatcacccccttccctctcaatttctgacagtctctatccaacaaatacagatttaaaaaaaaaaaatgagaaaagaaaaaccctCCCAAacagataaccctagaggtaatgcagtggataaaagtattccattctcaagcatgagatcccacaAGTTTAATTCACAGagcgatactctggttctttctcattaataaatacaaatccTAATCCCACAGTTTGCACTGAGCCATGCACAGTAACCTTAATTCAAGCCACTAGCACCACAAGAGAGCATCATACATGGATGGCATCAAGAGAAGTTCAACAAACTGCTGAATGAGACTAATGTttctgctctcccctccccccccttcaagctgaaatttaaaaagggctgggggccgggtggtggcgcacctggttgagcgcacgttacagtgctcaaggacccaggtttgaacccctggtttccacctgcagggggaaagctttgcaagtggtgaagcagtgctgcaggtgtctgtctctctcgctatctcccctaccctctcaatttctggctgtctatccaataaagataattttaaaaaaaaagtcagggctgggtggtggcacacctgtttgagcacaggTTTCTCCCTACCATCTTGGTTTCTGTTTCTATTtagccaacaaataaaaaataatttttaaaaataagaaaaataaaaagcttaaaagccatGTATTTAATAGTCAAACCTATAATCTGGCTTACCCTCCAAGGCATTAACATGTCCTACTGTGTAACGGGCTCACCTGTGGAACACCAGGCTCACATGCCCAGGTTTCCTTTTACAGTCACTGCTACTACATTGTATTAGAGTGATGTTTTGATTTCTCCATGTTAAATCTAACTGAAGATCCGAACTACCTTTAGGAACAGCATTCTAAATATAGTTGACTCAGCATTATGTCATTGTCAAATATCCTTAGCTGtttgaattaaattttttt is a window encoding:
- the ATP5MC3 gene encoding ATP synthase F(0) complex subunit C3, mitochondrial is translated as MFACAKLACTPAALIRAGSRVAYRPLSASALYRPETRTGEGSSVFNGAQNGVSQLIRREFQTSAISRDIDTAAKFIGAGAATVGVAGSGAGIGTVFGSLIIGYARNPSLKQQLFSYAILGFALSEAMGLFCLMVAFLILFAM